A window of Gloeocapsa sp. PCC 73106 contains these coding sequences:
- a CDS encoding SDR family oxidoreductase, giving the protein MTIEYLPHLRLPSKFADIVALDTGDASKLQIELNDEVLKNIESDKRARWGENVLVLGGNGFVGVHLIKRLLEDSKVKQVYTIIRCQDLMSPLDRLQNTMASYDLALTDNEKQKLNCIEGQITAQQFGLTAIVYKSLGELIDTVFHCASSTDYSVSYLDLRSDWVMALLRVLQFCLEGRLKQLTYLGSTIAHLYQNIEDFCKPDSWWYSGYAQMKWVNQGLLASLVKSGLRITICESPYILGSTSVGKDPGLHYSFWRLAKVITNLKLMWDGQGCNFVPVDILVNALVENMLSFHPLSLLRPCNLNFYNNEIVVHLLGCKLVSWSEFFASVRQIPRKKIRNLIPEDLPQIIEKTNLDAIFHEGFDPDTFPPTEQLMKSYLNQLSLLSGHNSKTQ; this is encoded by the coding sequence ATGACGATAGAATATTTACCTCATCTGAGATTGCCAAGTAAGTTTGCTGATATTGTAGCACTCGATACAGGCGATGCTTCTAAGCTTCAGATTGAGCTTAACGATGAAGTTCTTAAGAATATTGAAAGTGACAAGAGAGCGCGTTGGGGTGAGAATGTTTTAGTCTTAGGAGGAAACGGATTTGTTGGGGTTCACTTAATAAAGCGGTTACTAGAAGATAGCAAGGTAAAGCAGGTCTATACAATTATCCGCTGTCAAGACTTAATGTCTCCTCTTGATCGGTTGCAAAACACAATGGCAAGTTACGATCTCGCTCTAACTGACAATGAAAAACAAAAGTTAAATTGTATTGAGGGACAGATCACTGCACAACAATTTGGTCTCACAGCAATCGTGTACAAGAGTCTAGGCGAATTAATCGATACGGTCTTCCATTGTGCCAGTTCGACAGATTACTCAGTTTCCTATCTCGATCTGCGATCAGATTGGGTTATGGCGCTGTTGAGAGTCCTTCAGTTTTGCCTAGAAGGAAGGCTCAAGCAATTGACCTATCTCGGCAGCACTATTGCTCATCTCTATCAGAATATCGAGGATTTCTGCAAACCAGATTCTTGGTGGTACTCTGGATACGCCCAAATGAAATGGGTAAACCAGGGCTTGCTAGCTAGCCTTGTCAAAAGTGGCTTGCGGATTACAATTTGTGAATCTCCCTATATTTTGGGCAGTACATCTGTCGGCAAGGATCCTGGACTCCACTACAGCTTTTGGCGACTAGCAAAAGTGATAACAAACCTAAAATTGATGTGGGATGGACAGGGTTGTAATTTTGTACCTGTGGATATCCTTGTCAATGCTTTGGTAGAAAATATGCTGAGTTTTCATCCACTTTCACTGCTACGTCCCTGTAATCTCAACTTTTACAATAACGAGATTGTAGTTCACTTATTGGGGTGTAAGCTTGTAAGTTGGAGTGAGTTCTTTGCAAGTGTTCGCCAGATTCCCCGGAAAAAAATCAGGAATTTAATACCTGAGGATTTACCCCAAATAATTGAGAAAACGAATTTAGACGCCATTTTTCATGAAGGGTTTGATCCCGACACATTCCCGCCAACGGAACAGCTGATGAAGTCCTATCTCAATCAACTGTCGTTACTAAGCGGTCATAATTCAAAGACGCAATAG
- a CDS encoding iron-containing redox enzyme family protein — protein sequence MKLEELENFLNEWDKTYLNSLKNIPIFNSKTTQNWTEDQQRLFIKLLYHVRSHFGEFLWHLGNFAPNVQMKEMILENIRDEWGKDGPSHEQIYLNLAHQMGVDLTYECVEQENYLPFLREYNQSQIRALIEHDWQHKLVGFAVGERLDKTDYECLRDIFRNFGLTETQLVFFNKHIASDHFEGAIAMALQEIWLSDSKLVINVFKKVGAFQTLMWQNLSQTVCALSKPQL from the coding sequence ATGAAACTTGAAGAATTAGAAAATTTTTTAAATGAGTGGGATAAAACTTATCTAAATAGCCTCAAAAATATACCAATATTCAATTCTAAAACTACCCAAAATTGGACGGAAGATCAACAAAGATTATTTATCAAACTACTTTATCATGTAAGAAGTCATTTTGGTGAGTTTCTGTGGCATCTGGGAAATTTTGCTCCAAACGTTCAAATGAAAGAAATGATCCTAGAAAATATCCGTGATGAATGGGGCAAAGATGGTCCGTCACATGAGCAAATATATCTCAATCTTGCCCATCAAATGGGCGTTGATTTGACATATGAATGTGTAGAGCAAGAGAACTATCTTCCTTTTTTAAGAGAGTACAATCAAAGTCAAATTAGAGCTTTGATCGAGCATGACTGGCAACACAAGTTAGTTGGGTTTGCTGTGGGTGAACGATTGGACAAAACAGACTATGAATGTCTTCGAGATATTTTTAGAAATTTTGGTTTAACTGAAACTCAGCTAGTATTCTTTAATAAACACATTGCTTCAGATCATTTTGAAGGAGCGATTGCTATGGCTCTTCAAGAAATTTGGCTGTCTGACTCCAAACTGGTAATTAATGTATTTAAGAAAGTCGGAGCTTTTCAAACATTAATGTGGCAAAATCTATCACAAACAGTATGTGCTTTATCCAAGCCACAATTGTAG
- the recQ gene encoding DNA helicase RecQ, translated as MQDLKSALKRFFGHDVFRPLQEQIIAEVLNNRDLLVIMPTGGGKSLCYQLPALLKPGLTLVVSPLISLMQDQVNALKDRGIGATFLNSSLNSQEIQSRSREILQGNIKLLYVAPERLLSEGFSVFLTQIQQDVGISALAIDEAHCVSEWGQDFRPEYRQIKGLRQRYPQVPMVALTATATTRVRQDIIQQLGLIKPGVYVDSFNRPNLYYEVVSKDKRDYPQLLKYIKLQQGSGIVYCLSRRRVEEVASRLQADGISSLPYHGGMDDTVRSVYQNRFIGDDVRVMVATIAFGMGINKPDVRFVFHYDLPRNLESYYQEVGRAGRDGERAICVLFFSRGDIRTIDYLIKQKSDPSAQRLARQGLSSMVDYAESTVCRRKIQLSYFGERFSGSCQNCDNCLNPKPQEDWTIEAQKFLSCVARCQERFGMNHIIDVLRGSRKEKIERYGHHLLSTYGIGKDISSEAWKRLGRSLLDQGLVNATNDDYAILKLNKLSWEILRNSRRVSVAVATPKAEKQQTKDIESEFLWLQLRQLRQKLADRLGIPPYSIISDSTLKVLSQRQPTTKAQLGQISGLNQSKIAQYGDLFLEEIKAFLASTHLPEQLPSPTQIATLELHQQGLSVKAIARERNLTTSTIYRHLAELISLNRPVNLDSLVLPSKQAAIKAALLKWGATNLTPVKAYLGEDYTYSEIQLVRAWLQKKS; from the coding sequence GTGCAGGATTTAAAATCTGCTTTAAAACGATTTTTTGGTCACGATGTTTTCCGTCCTTTGCAGGAGCAAATTATCGCAGAAGTCTTGAATAATCGTGATTTACTGGTAATTATGCCCACTGGTGGCGGTAAATCGCTCTGTTATCAATTACCTGCTTTACTTAAGCCAGGTTTGACCTTGGTTGTATCTCCTTTGATTTCTTTAATGCAGGATCAAGTTAATGCTCTCAAGGATAGGGGTATTGGTGCAACTTTCCTCAATAGTAGTTTAAATTCCCAGGAGATTCAATCTAGAAGTAGGGAAATCCTCCAGGGAAATATTAAGTTACTTTATGTTGCTCCAGAAAGGTTATTATCTGAGGGTTTTAGTGTATTTTTAACTCAAATACAGCAAGATGTGGGTATTTCTGCTTTGGCGATCGATGAAGCTCACTGTGTCTCGGAGTGGGGACAGGATTTTCGCCCGGAGTATCGACAAATTAAGGGATTGCGTCAACGATACCCCCAAGTACCTATGGTAGCTTTAACGGCGACTGCTACTACTAGGGTTCGTCAAGATATTATCCAACAGTTAGGATTAATTAAACCTGGTGTATATGTAGATAGTTTTAATCGACCTAATCTTTATTATGAGGTTGTTTCTAAGGATAAACGGGATTACCCTCAATTATTAAAGTATATTAAATTACAACAAGGGTCAGGTATCGTTTACTGTCTCAGTCGTCGTCGTGTGGAGGAAGTAGCGTCGCGTTTACAAGCAGATGGGATCTCGTCGCTGCCCTATCATGGGGGTATGGATGATACGGTTAGATCTGTGTATCAAAATCGCTTTATTGGTGATGATGTGAGGGTTATGGTAGCAACGATCGCCTTTGGTATGGGGATTAATAAACCCGATGTGCGTTTTGTTTTTCACTACGATTTACCCCGTAATTTAGAAAGCTATTATCAGGAAGTAGGGAGAGCGGGACGAGATGGGGAAAGGGCAATCTGTGTGTTATTTTTTAGTAGGGGTGATATTAGAACGATCGACTATTTAATTAAACAGAAGAGCGATCCCTCTGCACAACGTTTAGCGCGCCAAGGTCTCTCGAGTATGGTAGACTACGCAGAGTCAACGGTCTGTAGACGCAAGATTCAGTTGAGTTATTTTGGGGAACGTTTTTCGGGAAGTTGTCAGAATTGTGATAACTGTCTCAACCCGAAACCTCAAGAAGATTGGACGATTGAAGCTCAGAAATTCCTTTCATGTGTAGCTCGTTGTCAGGAGCGCTTCGGGATGAATCATATCATTGATGTGCTCAGAGGCTCAAGAAAAGAAAAAATTGAGCGCTATGGACATCATTTGCTTTCTACTTATGGTATCGGTAAAGATATCTCCTCGGAAGCTTGGAAGCGTTTGGGGCGATCGCTCTTAGATCAGGGTTTAGTCAATGCTACTAATGACGATTATGCGATTCTCAAGCTCAATAAGCTCAGTTGGGAAATTCTGCGTAATTCTCGCCGTGTTTCTGTTGCTGTGGCTACACCTAAAGCCGAAAAACAGCAAACTAAGGATATAGAATCAGAGTTTTTATGGTTGCAATTGCGACAACTGCGCCAGAAATTAGCCGATCGCCTGGGAATTCCTCCCTATAGCATTATCTCTGATTCTACTCTCAAAGTCTTAAGTCAACGCCAACCTACTACTAAAGCTCAACTTGGTCAAATTTCCGGCCTTAATCAATCTAAAATTGCTCAATATGGCGATCTATTTCTGGAGGAAATTAAAGCTTTTTTAGCTTCTACCCATTTACCTGAACAACTTCCCTCCCCTACCCAGATAGCTACTCTGGAGTTACATCAACAGGGTTTGAGTGTGAAGGCGATCGCTCGAGAGCGAAATTTAACCACTTCTACCATTTACCGACATCTTGCCGAATTAATCAGCCTGAATCGACCTGTTAATCTTGATTCTCTGGTTTTACCCTCCAAACAAGCCGCGATTAAAGCCGCCTTACTCAAATGGGGTGCGACTAATCTTACACCAGTTAAAGCATATCTCGGCGAAGACTATACCTATTCAGAAATCCAATTAGTGCGTGCTTGGTTACAGAAAAAATCCTAA
- a CDS encoding DUF433 domain-containing protein yields MTPSLNGQALIIRNERGLTISGTRITLYDVMDYMSAQYPPKFIQELFELTEEQIKAALAYIETNRDTVEAEYQIVLKEAEELRRHYEEKNRDLIARLAAQPPKPGQEAVRAKLQAAKAKFESRS; encoded by the coding sequence ATGACTCCATCATTGAACGGACAAGCCTTAATTATTCGTAATGAGCGTGGATTAACAATCTCAGGTACGCGCATCACTCTTTACGATGTGATGGATTATATGAGCGCTCAATACCCACCCAAATTTATCCAAGAATTATTTGAACTAACCGAAGAACAAATTAAAGCGGCTTTAGCTTACATTGAGACAAATCGTGATACTGTTGAAGCCGAGTATCAGATAGTTCTTAAGGAAGCCGAAGAACTTCGTCGACACTACGAAGAAAAAAATCGCGATCTTATCGCTCGACTTGCAGCCCAGCCACCGAAACCTGGACAAGAAGCTGTTCGAGCAAAACTTCAAGCCGCAAAAGCCAAGTTTGAATCTCGGTCGTGA